A DNA window from Linepithema humile isolate Giens D197 chromosome 6, Lhum_UNIL_v1.0, whole genome shotgun sequence contains the following coding sequences:
- the SCCRO3 gene encoding DCN1-like protein 3, with amino-acid sequence MGNCFSCFKVPLPPSTDIDQSVALEHKDETMELRGLFPNSCQQPGPFVPETHVNGNRKSISTLSTFNNVGSDNCGSMPSVQSNPRSRGFYARLQPLGRSGTSSGLNSTIDSKQQREPSENKLNTLFDQYKDPHEDVILADGIEKLCDDLQLSPDEFKVLVLAWKLNAEQMCQFTRHEFVTGLKAMKVDSIRGIQARLPEIVQELTINSDLFKDLYRFTFRFGLDVTSGQRILPADMAIVLWRLVFTIREPPLLMRWLKFLECHHIRGIPRDTWNMFLNFAESIGDDLGAYDDAEAWPSLFDDFVEYENDQMNQNITKDDIMKDASIDKA; translated from the exons ATGGGAAACTGTTTTTCGTGCTTTAAGGTGCCACTTCCACCATCAACCGACATTGATCAATCAGTTGCATTGGAGCATAAAGACG AAACAATGGAACTCAGAGGTTTGTTCCCAAATTCTTGCCAACAACCTGGTCCTTTTGTGCCTGAAACTCACGTGAATGGGAACAGAAAGTCTATAAGTACACTATctacatttaataatgtagGCTCAGACAATTGCGGATCTATGCCCAGTGTACAAAGTAATCCGCGCTCACGAGGATTCTACGCGCGATTGCAGCCATTAGGACGATCCGGCACATCGTCGGGTCTTAATTCAACTATCGACTCTAAGCAGCAAAGGGAACCGTcagagaataaattaaatacccTTTTCGACCAATATAAG GACCCCCATGAAGATGTAATATTAGCTGATGGGATAGAAAAACTCTGTGATGATTTACAACTATCACCCGATGAATTTAAAGTTCTTGTGCTTGCATGGAAGCTGAATGCAGAACAAATGTGCCAATTCACACGTCATGAATTTGTCACGGGATTAAAGGCCATGAAGGTGGACAGTATACGTGGTATACAGGCGCGATTGCCTGAGATCGTTCAGGAATTGACGATCAATAGTGATTTGTTTAAGGATCTCTATCGATTCACATTCCGATTTGGCCTCGACGTGACGTCTGGTCAAAGAATTTTACCGGCTGACATGGCGATCGTCCTTTGGAGACTTGTTTTTACGATACGCGAACCTCCACTCCTAATGAGATGGCTCAAGTTCCTTGAATGCCATCACATCCGGGGGATACCTAGGGACACTTGGAATATGTTTCTCAACTTTGCTGAAAGCATCGGGGACGATCTCGGCGCTTATGACGATGCTGAAGCATGGCCAAGTTTATTTGACGACTTTGTGGAATATGAAAACGACCAAATGAACCAAAATATCACTAAAGATGACATTATGAAAGACGCTTCTATCGACAAAGCTTAA